CTCGGATACGCCGATAGTCCACCATGAGTCCTTCGCATCTTCCGATTGGATGAGGACGCGGACCTTCGCCGCGGTGCCGGCCTTTTCGTCAAGCACGCGCACCTTGAAGTCGGAAAGGCGCATCTCCGCCAAAGCAGGGTAGAATTCCAGGAGCGCCTTGCGCAGCGCGTTATCCAGGGCGTTAATAGGGCCGTCTCCCTCGGCCGCGGTATGCTCCTCGACTTTGTTGACTTTTACCTTTATAGTCGCTTCGGAAAGCAGCTTGTTGCCTTTATGCTCCGTAACGACCTTGAAGCCCTCGAGTTCGAAGAATCTCTTGTATTTCTTGAACGCCCGCTTCAATAAAAGTTCCAGCGAACCTTCCGCGGCCTCAAAATGATAACCCTCATGCTCAAGTTTCTGCAGAAGTTTCAGGATCTTCTTGGTCTTGGGCGCCTCTTTTGTAAGGTTGAGGTCCAACTCGAGCGCCTCGGCCTTCAGCAGGATAGAGGTCTTTCCGGAAAGTTCGGATACCAAAAGCCTCCTCTTGTTCCCGACCAACCGCGGGTCGATATGCTCGTATGTGACCGGGTTTTTCATTATAGCGTTGATGTGCACCCCTGCCTTATGGGTGAAAGCGCTGTTGCCCACGAACGGCTGGTTCTCCTGCTGTTTTACGTTGCTGATCTCTGCGATAAATCTCGATGTCTCGGTCAGTTCCTTAAGTTGCGCGTTAGTCACGCAGTTGATCCCTAATTTCAATTTAAGGTTACCGATCACCGCTGCGAGGTCGGCGTTTCCGCAGCGCTCGCCGTAACCGTTAAATGTCCCCTGGACCTGCGCGCATCCCGCCTGGACGGCCGCGATAGAATTAGCGACGGCCATGGCGCAGTCGTTGTGGCAATGGATCCCTACCGGGCAGTCAAGTTTCGCCAACACTTCTTTTACGGTATCGACGAGATCCGATGTAATCGTCCCGCCGTTCGTGTCGCAAAGGATGATGCAGTCCGCTCCGGCGTCGCGCGCGGCGAACAGCGTTTTCGCGGCGAAATCCGGATCGCTCTTGTAGCCGTCAAAGAAATGCTCGGCGTCGTAAAACACCGTTTTCCCTTTTGACTTTAAGTACGAAACGGTCTCTGAGATCATCTTTAAATTCTCTTCGAGCGGGACCTTGAAGACGTCCCTGACATGCATGTCCCATGACTTTCCGAAAATAGTGATATGTTTTGTGCCGGAATCCAGGAGCCCGCGGACGATGGCATCGCGGCTGATCGCCGTGTTGGCGCGGCGGGTCGATCCGAAAGCGACGATACCGGAATTCTTCAATTTAAGTTTCTTCGCGGCCTTGAAGAACTGCATATCCTTCGGGTTGGACCCCGGCCATCCGCCCTCGATATAATGGATGCCCAGGCCGGCAAGCTTCTCCGTGATGCGCAGCTTATCATTCACCGAATAGGAGATCCCCTCGGTCTGCGCACCGTCGCGAAGCGTCGTGTCGTATAATTTCACATCTTTCATTTTATTCGCCTTTATTTTGCCTTCTTCAGGTCAAATTCGTCATGGAGGGTCTTAAGCGCCAATTCCCCGTGTTTCTTCCCGATGACGCAGGATATCTTTATCTCGGATGTAGATATCATCTCGATGTTTATTTTCTTCGAAGCCAGCGCCTTGAACATCCGCGCCGCGATGCCGGCGTGGCTCCTCATTCCGATGCCGACTATCGATATCTTCGCTATGTTCTCGTCCTTTACCACCTCTCCGGCGCCTATCTCCCTGGCGACCTTCTTGGCGACCTTCATGGTCTTGGCCAGGTCCTCGGTCAGGACGGTAAATGAGACGTCGGTGGTGCCGGTTCGGCTCACGTTCTGGACTATCATGTCTATGACTATGTTATTTACCCCTAATTCCTTGAATATAGTGGCGGCGATCCCCGGCTTGTCCGGGACATCACAGATGGTCAGCTTTGCCTCGTCTTTTTGCAGCGCGACACCGCTTACGTCTATTCTCTCCATCGATTTTGCCTCCTTGCAGATTATAGTCCCTTCGGCGTTCGAGAAACTCGAGCGGACATGTATGGGTATATCGTAACGCTTGCCGTATTCTACGGACCTCGCCTGCATCACCTTCGCGCCGAGCGAGGCGAGTTCCAGCATCTCGTCATAACTCACCTTCGAAAGTTTTTTGGCGTTCTTGACTATCCTCGGGTCTGCGGTGTAGACCCCGTCGACGTCGGTATATATCTCGCATATCTTCGCGCCGAGCGCGCTCGCGAGCGCGACCGCGGTCAGGTCGCTTCCGCCGCGGCCGAGGGTGGTTATTTCCTTCTTTATGCTCATTCCCTGGAATCCGGCGACTACCACTATCTTGCCTTCCTTAAGCCGTTCCTTTATCCTGTCGGCGGATGATATATTTAAAATACGCGCTTTGGTATGGGAGGTATCGGTTATGATGCCGACCTGGGCGCCGGTAAAAGATATCGCCGGCTCGCCGAGCTTCTCAACTGCCATAGCCAGTAAAGCGCACGATATCTGTTCGCCGGTAGAGATAAGCATGTCCATCTCGCGTTCGGACGGGTCGTCGGTGACCTTGTATGCAAGTTCGATGAGCTCGTCTGTGGTGTCGCCCAGCGCCGACACGACGACCACGACGTCATAGCCCTCTTTTTTGTAACGCACAACGCGTTTGGCGACGTTTATGATCCTTTCGGGATTCGCGACAGAAGAGCCCCCGTATTTTTGGACTATTAGCGATCTCACTTTTATTCCGCCTTCCTCCTTTTAGCTTTTCATGAAGTATTCCATAAGCTCGTGGCCGTGCCCGAAGGCAAGGCCGGTCGCCTTGGCCGCCGCTTCGCTGTACTCCGCAGTGT
The nucleotide sequence above comes from Candidatus Omnitrophota bacterium. Encoded proteins:
- the cimA gene encoding citramalate synthase encodes the protein MKDVKLYDTTLRDGAQTEGISYSVNDKLRITEKLAGLGIHYIEGGWPGSNPKDMQFFKAAKKLKLKNSGIVAFGSTRRANTAISRDAIVRGLLDSGTKHITIFGKSWDMHVRDVFKVPLEENLKMISETVSYLKSKGKTVFYDAEHFFDGYKSDPDFAAKTLFAARDAGADCIILCDTNGGTITSDLVDTVKEVLAKLDCPVGIHCHNDCAMAVANSIAAVQAGCAQVQGTFNGYGERCGNADLAAVIGNLKLKLGINCVTNAQLKELTETSRFIAEISNVKQQENQPFVGNSAFTHKAGVHINAIMKNPVTYEHIDPRLVGNKRRLLVSELSGKTSILLKAEALELDLNLTKEAPKTKKILKLLQKLEHEGYHFEAAEGSLELLLKRAFKKYKRFFELEGFKVVTEHKGNKLLSEATIKVKVNKVEEHTAAEGDGPINALDNALRKALLEFYPALAEMRLSDFKVRVLDEKAGTAAKVRVLIQSEDAKDSWWTIGVSENIIEASWNALVDSIEYKLLKDRK
- a CDS encoding aspartate kinase; the encoded protein is MRSLIVQKYGGSSVANPERIINVAKRVVRYKKEGYDVVVVVSALGDTTDELIELAYKVTDDPSEREMDMLISTGEQISCALLAMAVEKLGEPAISFTGAQVGIITDTSHTKARILNISSADRIKERLKEGKIVVVAGFQGMSIKKEITTLGRGGSDLTAVALASALGAKICEIYTDVDGVYTADPRIVKNAKKLSKVSYDEMLELASLGAKVMQARSVEYGKRYDIPIHVRSSFSNAEGTIICKEAKSMERIDVSGVALQKDEAKLTICDVPDKPGIAATIFKELGVNNIVIDMIVQNVSRTGTTDVSFTVLTEDLAKTMKVAKKVAREIGAGEVVKDENIAKISIVGIGMRSHAGIAARMFKALASKKINIEMISTSEIKISCVIGKKHGELALKTLHDEFDLKKAK